The proteins below are encoded in one region of Triticum aestivum cultivar Chinese Spring chromosome 1B, IWGSC CS RefSeq v2.1, whole genome shotgun sequence:
- the LOC123143043 gene encoding putative disease resistance protein RGA1 yields the protein MAMAPPPHKLATMVGWSASAFVAAVLARLIRKGIALLAELDETAVGHLRRLEGLLAPVWRVLDAADAGAIDSSQRPIQDLLDAACSADDALDDLEYVLLHTEVGDPGSNTSTPASVAGAGATRKPRSPMRFFLCFSPPRTASYTGSGSSLWKSSSKKRSSAVNVNLDGLREAFEAVAQAAYRCTSMYEHVVPRKNYATIVSVKSPGDAVRDKYDIFGREAQVDQIVKAVRLGDDLRYRLGVGVLPVVGAEGVGKTALTQLIFHHEIIKAEFPVRMWAHVSGELLLSKQLMLQMIHPVVTGDAGHDVQDARELLLAQLAGKRFLLVLDHVTDVSDAQWRDLMEVLQPAARRSLIMVTTQSQDAAVAVGTMPPLILGPMAFDDYWRMFKHFAFGAADEAEEDCTPLVDEWDDLEEEEEELSPMEQIAHEMAKNMGCAPLPARAIGRSLYFRRDEEGHWKDVLADSLWQQGDIGGVSPALWLSYQHLDPRLKQCFAYCAVFPGDYVFRKEELEQMWVGHGFIYSDDPAATLEDVAGEFFDELVERCFFQPLGRNRYIMHNTMQKLARAVSGSQFHMVTDSSGEVPQEVRHLTITTNNLLKLKMDLALQLSHPSDHHFLQQVRTILFFEDFGDSDDFLEVLVEIFSITKSVRVLGLSSANISLLPAEIGLLRHLRYLNVSRNRLTELPDTMCQLHLLQVLDVKCNSPYLRPPNGMTNLIHLRHLRACEALLSAIPDIQLLSNLQELEAICIKSGAHANALRQMVQLKGALRVANLHRSDASGSKKGILKGTKHLNKLQHLNKLHLSWASSSSMPGSNEVSVDEEVLECLQPHENIEILMVSGYAGIRSPPWMLKTSCSLPNVTSMCLTDCLNWESLPCLHDMPCLEVLEIKRMHSVNTVGISQLSDQELFPKLKRLIIEDASHFTGWSTGNSTRHMSFPCLCKLEIRNCPSLTTFPDVPLSLTTMIIENVGLELLPMIHDKQSSSEDAMSSTSEDGGRWTSRLTTLHIHRCHKLRSLGSGLLQQQHLLRSLEALSIKSCDDVACDLPDGFKDLTALRDLSLYDCPKLLVDKFHASLRTLEISECFVARGGWVDEYPFLFSVWVLKISGCPHVSSGHGGKVAEPLDWLSSMFNVYSLQLENTSFVSLNMFDKLHSLETLEIDGSRGAFFDGSWEFEWLEKLHTLSIRSCGELSELPENLYTLPALEELCVDNCPAIQALPANGLPASLKRLSISKCSPELIQRCLEDELDRPKIAKVGVVYIDGQNIAARQE from the coding sequence atggcaatggcgccaccacCGCACAAGCTCGCCACGATGGTCGGCTGGTCGGCCTCGGCGTTCGTCGCCGCCGTGCTTGCCCGCCTGATCCGCAAGGGCATCGCGCTGCTGGCCGAGCTCGACGAGACCGCGGTGGGCCACCTGCGCCGCCTCGAGGGTCTCCTCGCGCCCGTCTGGCGGGTGCTCGACGCGGCCGACGCCGGCGCCATCGATTCGAGCCAGCGCCCCATCCAGGACCTGCTCGACGCGGCCTGCTCCGCGGACGACGCCCTCGACGACCTCGAGTACGTGCTCCTTCATACCGAGGTGGGCGATCCCGGGTCGAACACCAGCACGCCGGCCTcggtcgccggcgccggcgccaccaGGAAACCGCGCAGCCCTATGAGGTTCTTTCTGTGCTTCAGCCCACCAAGAACCGCTTCATATACTGGCAGTGGCAGCTCCCTTTGGAAAAGCTCAAGCAAGAAGAGGAGCAGCGCCGTCAATGTCAATCTGGACGGACTAAGAGAAGCGTTTGAGGCGGTGGCTCAGGCCGCCTACAGGTGCACGTCCATGTACGAGCACGTCGTGCCGAGGAAGAACTACGCCACCATCGTCTCCGTAAAATCGCCGGGGGATGCCGTACGTGACAAGTACGACATCTTCGGCAGGGAGGCCCAGGTGGACCAGATCGTGAAGGCGGTGAGGCTCGGCGACGACCTGCGTTACCGCCTTGGCGTCGGCGTGCTCCCCGTCGTCGGCGCCGAGGGGGTAGGCAAGACGGCGCTCACCCAGCTCATCTTTCACCATGAGATCATCAAGGCCGAGTTCCCCGTGCGCATGTGGGcgcacgtctccggcgagctcctgcTGAGTAAGCAGCTCATGCTCCAGATGATCCATCCGGTGGTCACCGGAGATGCCGGCCATGACGTCCAAGACGCCAGGGAGCTTCTGCTGGCCCAGCTGGCCGGCAAGAGGTTCCTGCTCGTGCTCGACCACGTCACAGATGTCAGTGATGCCCAGTGGAGAGATCTGATGGAGGTGCTGCAACCAGCTGCTCGGAGGAGCTTGATCATGGTGACAACTCAATCCCAAGATGCCGCCGTAGCTGTAGGGACCATGCCCCCGCTGATCCTCGGCCCTATGGCATTCGATGACTACTGGAGGATGTTCAAGCATTTCGCATTTGGGGCTGCAGATGAAGCCGAAGAAGACTGCACTCCGCTGGTGGATGAATGGGACGACctcgaagaggaagaggaggagctaTCACCCATGGAGCAAATCGCACACGAGATGGCCAAGAACATGGGCTGCGCACCGTTACCGGCACGGGCAATCGGGCGTTCACTGTACTTCCGGCGGGACGAAGAAGGCCACTGGAAAGATGTGTTGGCTGACAGCTTGTGGCAGCAGGGGGACATCGGCGGGGTCTCGCCGGCGCTCTGGCTGAGCTACCAGCACCTTGATCCCCGCCTCAAGCAGTGTTTCGCATACTGTGCGGTGTTTCCGGGTGACTATGTCTTCCGAAAGGAAGAACTCGAGCAGATGTGGGTAGGACATGGGTTCATATATTCCGATGATCCTGCGGCGACATTGGAGGACGTCGCCGGCGAGTTCTTCGACGAGCTTGTCGAACGATGCTTCTTCCAGCCCCTGGGAAGGAACAGATACATTATGCACAACACGATGCAGAAGCTAGCACGAGCAGTCTCAGGGAGCCAGTTTCACATGGTCACTGATAGCTCAGGAGAAGTGCCACAGGAAGTTCGTCACCTGACAATCACAACTAACAACCTGCTGAAGCTGAAGATGGATCTGGCATTGCAGCTCTCACATCCCTCCGATCACCATTTCCTCCAGCAGGTTCGCACGATCCTGTTCTTCGAAGATTTCGGCGATTCAGATGATTTCTTGGAAGTTTTAGTCGAGATTTTCTCGATCACAAAGAGTGTGAGGGTCCTCGGCTTATCGTCTGCAAACATTTCACTTCTGCCTGCTGAGATCGGCCTGCTCCGACACCTGCGGTATCTCAACGTGTCCAGGAACAGACTCACTGAACTTCCAGATACAATGTGCCAGCTCCACCTGCTGCAGGTCCTGGACGTCAAGTGCAACTCTCCTTATCTCCGTCCTCCCAATGGCATGACAAACTTGATTCATCTGAGGCATCTCCGTGCATGTGAGGCTCTCCTTTCGGCCATACCTGACATACAACTACTCTCAAATTTGCAAGAACTGGAGGCAATCTGCATCAAGAGTGGCGCGCACGCCAATGCCCTACGCCAAATGGTACAGCTCAAAGGCGCGCTTCGCGTTGCGAATCTCCACCGGAGCGATGCTAGTGGGTCCAAGAAGGGTATCCTGAAGGGAACAAAGCACCTGAACAAATTACAGCACCTGAATAAACTACACCTGTCATGGGCTAGCAGCAGCTCTATGCCCGGAAGCAACGAGGTTTCAGTTGATGAAGAGGTGCTTGAGTGCCTGCAACCACATGAGAACATAGAGATTCTGATGGTTTCGGGCTATGCAGGAATAAGGTCCCCACCATGGATGCTGAAGACCTCTTGCTCGCTGCCGAATGTGACATCCATGTGCCTGACAGACTGCCTGAACTGGGAGAGCCTGCCTTGCCTGCATGACATGCCTTGCCTCGAGGTTCTTGAGATCAAGAGGATGCACTCTGTTAACACGGTGGGCATTTCTCAACTATCAGACCAAGAACTGTTCCCGAAGCTCAAAAGGCTCATCATCGAAGACGCTTCGCATTTCACCGGATGGTCGACCGGCAACTCGACAAGACACATGTCATTCCCCTGCCTCTGCAAGCTGGAGATAAGAAACTGTCCCAGCCTGACGACCTTCCCAGACGTTCCCCTTTCACTCACCACCATGATCATTGAAAACGTTGGTCTCGAGCTGCTGCCGATGATTCACGACAAGCAGTCATCATCAGAAGACGCGATGTCGTCAACATCAGAGGACGGCGGTAGATGGACGTCACGGCTCACCACGTTACACATACACCGGTGCCACAAGCTGAGGTCCCTGGGATCCGGCCTTCTTCAGCAGCAGCACCTCCTGCGGTCTCTCGAGGCTCTGTCGATCAAGAGCTGCGATGACGTCGCCTGCGATCTTCCCGACGGTTTCAAGGATCTCACCGCGCTGAGGGACCTCTCGCTGTACGACTGCCCGAAGCTGCTCGTCGACAAGTTCCACGCGTCGCTGCGGACGCTGGAGATCAGCGAGTGCTTCGTCGCGCGGGGCGGGTGGGTGGACGAGTACCCTTTCCTCTTCTCGGTGTGGGTGCTGAAGATCAGCGGCTGCCCGCACGTGAGCTCCGGTCATGGCGGCAAGGTTGCTGAGCCTCTGGACTGGCTGAGCTCCATGTTCAACGTGTACAGCCTTCAGTTGGAGAACACGTCGTTTGTGAGCCTGAACATGTTTGACAAGCTCCATTCTCTTGAGACACTCGAGATCGACGGGAGCCGCGGCGCGTTCTTCGACGGTTCCTGGGAGTTTGAGTGGCTGGAGAAGCTGCACACCCTGAGCATCAGAAGCTGCGGTGAACTGAGTGAGCTGCCGGAGAACCTGTACACTCTGCCTGCGCTGGAAGAGCTGTGCGTGGACAACTGTCCGGCTATTCAGGCACTGCCGGCGAACGGCTTGCCGGCGTCGCTGAAGAGGCTCTCCATATCCAAGTGCAGTCCGGAGCTGATCCAGAGGTGTCTTGAGGACGAACTTGATAggcccaagattgccaaggttggTGTTGTTTACATTGATGGACAAAATATTGCTGCTCGGCAGGAATAG